The Halogeometricum rufum genome has a segment encoding these proteins:
- a CDS encoding BolA family protein: METSEVERLIEDGIEGAEASVTLPRVPDEDHEDAHFAAVVVSPAFEGKSLVQQHQMVYDALGESMTTDIHAMELKTYTPEAYEAAGE; this comes from the coding sequence ATGGAGACTTCTGAAGTCGAACGCCTCATCGAGGACGGAATCGAGGGCGCGGAGGCGTCGGTGACGCTGCCGCGCGTGCCCGACGAGGACCACGAGGACGCGCACTTCGCCGCCGTCGTCGTCTCCCCCGCCTTCGAGGGGAAGAGCCTCGTCCAGCAGCACCAGATGGTGTACGACGCGCTCGGCGAGTCGATGACGACGGACATCCACGCGATGGAACTGAAGACCTACACGCCGGAGGCGTACGAGGCCGCCGGCGAGTAG
- a CDS encoding ABC transporter ATP-binding protein, with protein MAELTLDNVTKVFDDDGSEIVAVDDVSIDIADGEFLVLVGPSGCGKSTTLRMIAGLETVSSGDITLGGDVVTGQPPRERDIAMVFQSYALYPHMTVKQNMSFGLEESTDMADSEISSLVEDTAEMLGIADLLGRKPGELSGGQQQRVALGRAIVRDPKVFLMDEPLSNLDAKLRSQMRTELQRLQEELGVTTVYVTHDQTEAMTMGDRIAILNDGVLQQVATPLEAYHQPENLFVAGFIGEPSMNFFEMEVQGDRLTGDRFDYSLSQETREAVGDATHVTLGIRPEDVEIVGESAGDHDFGAVVDVVEPMGNENNVYLSFETDGDADVVATIDGMRSLDAGQPVVARFPESAIHLFDTRTGAALKNRSLDELEETEPQL; from the coding sequence ATGGCAGAACTCACACTCGACAACGTCACGAAGGTATTCGACGACGACGGCTCGGAGATAGTCGCGGTAGACGACGTCTCGATAGACATCGCGGACGGGGAGTTCCTCGTCCTGGTCGGCCCGTCCGGGTGCGGCAAGTCGACGACGCTCCGGATGATAGCGGGCCTCGAAACCGTCTCCAGCGGGGACATCACGCTCGGCGGCGACGTTGTGACGGGACAACCGCCGCGCGAACGGGACATCGCGATGGTGTTCCAGTCGTACGCGCTGTACCCGCACATGACCGTCAAGCAGAACATGTCGTTCGGGCTGGAGGAGTCCACCGACATGGCTGACAGCGAGATATCCTCGCTCGTCGAGGATACCGCCGAGATGCTCGGTATCGCCGACTTGCTCGGCCGGAAGCCCGGCGAACTCTCCGGCGGACAACAGCAACGCGTCGCCCTCGGCCGCGCCATCGTGCGCGACCCGAAGGTGTTCCTGATGGACGAACCGCTCTCCAATCTGGACGCCAAACTCCGCTCGCAGATGCGCACGGAACTCCAGCGCCTGCAGGAGGAGTTGGGCGTCACCACCGTCTACGTCACGCACGACCAGACGGAGGCGATGACGATGGGCGACCGCATCGCCATCCTGAACGACGGCGTCCTCCAGCAGGTGGCGACGCCGCTCGAGGCGTACCACCAGCCCGAGAACCTGTTCGTCGCGGGGTTCATCGGCGAACCCTCGATGAACTTCTTCGAGATGGAGGTGCAGGGCGACCGGTTGACCGGCGACCGGTTCGATTACTCGCTGTCGCAGGAGACGCGCGAGGCTGTCGGCGACGCCACACACGTCACGCTCGGCATCCGCCCCGAAGACGTCGAAATCGTCGGCGAGAGCGCCGGCGACCACGACTTCGGCGCGGTGGTGGACGTGGTCGAACCGATGGGCAACGAGAACAACGTCTACCTGTCGTTCGAGACGGACGGCGACGCCGACGTGGTGGCGACGATAGACGGGATGCGTAGCCTCGACGCCGGGCAACCGGTCGTCGCGCGCTTCCCCGAGTCGGCGATTCACCTGTTCGACACGCGGACCGGCGCGGCGCTGAAGAACCGGTCGCTCGACGAACTCGAGGAGACCGAACCGCAGTTGTAG